One region of Chryseobacterium sp. SORGH_AS_0447 genomic DNA includes:
- a CDS encoding glycoside hydrolase family 32 protein translates to MTIRKIYLAAVMMLATYSCEDTNSVANVNPDEIFRQTNLFPQPPNQWMGDNNPYYTAGYVGDVMPYYENGTFHLFFLHDAKTKPAGEGFHDIHSFETANFKDFTYRGRQIPYGTASEPDFGVGTGSLVKAGNMYYYYYTGHNAVASFLSNNPRESVLLATSTDMNNWTKIKNFKITAPAGYYDYEFRDPHVFFNAEDGKYWMLVSAQTSAQKAVVLKFTSSNPATGNWTVENPIYTTTSSENYIMLECPDLFKMGNYWYLVFSENWSSNSGTHYRIASSPNGPWTTPANDRLDGSYLYAAKTVSDNANRYLVGWTARKVPESNTGGKDWAGNLVTHQLVQNPDGTLAVKPVAALSSVFGQSTSLSVDKITGNASQNGNGFNLSANSQVMFGKLQKANQISFTLNAAANGKSGLILAQDNDGKNGVKISFEPSSNRIAAYIMNGGSEDLANTYPLSGISGTTYNVTAFISNDVCVVYVNNQLAFSNRVYDVVNKKWSIFGSSAVTFSNINIKNP, encoded by the coding sequence ATGACCATCAGAAAAATATATTTAGCCGCTGTAATGATGCTGGCCACCTATTCCTGCGAGGATACTAATTCGGTAGCGAATGTGAATCCGGATGAGATTTTCAGACAGACCAACCTCTTTCCGCAGCCGCCCAATCAGTGGATGGGAGATAATAATCCGTATTACACTGCCGGATACGTAGGCGATGTAATGCCGTATTACGAAAACGGAACTTTTCATCTTTTTTTCCTGCACGATGCCAAAACCAAACCTGCAGGTGAAGGGTTTCACGATATTCACAGCTTTGAAACGGCTAACTTCAAGGATTTTACCTATCGGGGAAGACAGATTCCGTACGGAACGGCTTCTGAGCCGGATTTTGGTGTCGGAACAGGAAGCCTGGTGAAAGCAGGAAACATGTATTATTACTATTATACCGGGCACAATGCGGTGGCTTCGTTCTTATCGAACAATCCAAGGGAAAGCGTGCTTCTGGCCACAAGTACCGATATGAATAACTGGACGAAAATCAAAAACTTTAAAATTACCGCTCCGGCAGGATATTACGATTACGAATTCCGCGACCCGCACGTATTTTTCAATGCTGAGGACGGAAAATACTGGATGCTGGTTTCTGCGCAGACCTCAGCCCAAAAAGCGGTAGTGCTGAAATTTACTTCGAGTAATCCCGCCACCGGAAACTGGACAGTGGAGAACCCGATTTACACGACAACTTCATCCGAAAATTACATTATGCTGGAGTGTCCGGACCTTTTCAAAATGGGCAATTACTGGTATCTTGTTTTCTCTGAAAACTGGAGCAGCAACAGCGGAACACACTACCGGATCGCTTCCTCACCCAACGGACCGTGGACTACACCTGCAAACGACCGGCTGGACGGCTCTTATCTCTATGCCGCGAAAACGGTTTCGGACAATGCCAACCGTTATCTGGTAGGCTGGACGGCCAGAAAAGTCCCGGAAAGCAATACCGGCGGAAAAGACTGGGCAGGAAATCTTGTAACGCATCAGCTCGTTCAGAATCCGGATGGAACTTTGGCGGTAAAACCTGTCGCTGCTTTATCATCCGTGTTCGGTCAGAGTACTTCGCTTTCCGTGGATAAAATTACAGGGAATGCTTCCCAGAACGGGAATGGTTTCAATCTGTCGGCCAATTCACAGGTGATGTTCGGGAAGCTTCAGAAAGCCAACCAGATCAGTTTTACCCTGAATGCTGCGGCGAACGGAAAATCGGGACTGATTCTGGCGCAGGACAATGACGGGAAGAATGGCGTTAAAATTTCATTTGAACCTTCCTCGAACAGAATCGCTGCCTATATTATGAACGGTGGAAGCGAAGATCTGGCAAACACGTATCCGTTGTCAGGTATTTCGGGAACCACCTATAACGTGACGGCTTTTATCAGCAATGATGTCTGTGTAGTGTATGTGAATAATCAGCTGGCATTCAGCAACCGGGTGTACGATGTCGTTAACAAAAAATGGAGTATTTTTGGTTCTTCGGCCGTTACATTCAGCAATATTAATATCAAAAATCCTTAA
- a CDS encoding carbohydrate kinase: MFLNNTINAVSFGEVLFDVFGEEKKIGGAPLNLALRIASFGFPVAMISAVGNDEDGQVICDYIKENQLDTSGMITTDGYDTGIVQVTLNERGSATYEIKFPSAWDFIENNENILNIVKKADVFFYGSLVCRNEVSKNTLISLLDSNPDMFRVFDVNLRKPFYNIELLEQLMNKADFIKFNDEEILEIASALGFTSDNLEENIRFISERTNTNSICVTLGKHGSLLLWEDKMYRHGGYPVKVADTVGAGDSFLAGLITKLLADKNPDAALDFASAVGALVASYSGANPKLRTEEIEGFMKEKV, from the coding sequence ATGTTTTTAAACAATACAATCAATGCGGTAAGTTTCGGAGAGGTGCTCTTCGATGTTTTCGGGGAAGAAAAGAAAATCGGCGGCGCACCGCTCAACCTGGCGCTCAGAATAGCATCCTTCGGGTTTCCGGTAGCGATGATAAGTGCGGTGGGTAATGATGAAGACGGTCAGGTTATTTGCGATTACATCAAAGAAAATCAACTCGACACCAGCGGAATGATCACAACCGATGGTTATGATACGGGAATAGTACAGGTCACTCTGAACGAGCGTGGTTCTGCAACTTACGAAATTAAATTTCCGTCGGCCTGGGATTTTATTGAAAACAATGAAAATATACTGAATATTGTTAAAAAAGCTGATGTATTCTTCTACGGAAGCCTTGTATGCCGGAATGAGGTTTCAAAAAATACGCTTATCAGCCTCCTGGATTCCAACCCGGATATGTTCAGGGTTTTTGATGTGAATCTGCGAAAGCCTTTTTACAACATAGAACTTCTGGAACAACTGATGAACAAAGCCGATTTTATCAAATTCAACGATGAGGAAATCCTGGAAATCGCTTCTGCGTTAGGCTTCACATCTGATAATCTGGAAGAAAACATCCGTTTCATTTCAGAAAGAACAAATACCAATTCTATTTGTGTCACTTTAGGAAAACACGGCTCATTACTTTTATGGGAGGACAAAATGTACCGGCACGGCGGCTATCCTGTGAAAGTGGCAGATACGGTTGGGGCAGGCGATTCTTTCCTGGCAGGTTTAATTACCAAATTATTAGCAGACAAAAATCCTGATGCCGCTCTTGATTTTGCCAGTGCAGTGGGTGCTTTGGTAGCAAGTTATTCGGGTGCAAATCCTAAACTAAGAACTGAAGAGATTGAAGGGTTTATGAAAGAGAAAGTTTAA